Proteins encoded together in one Benincasa hispida cultivar B227 chromosome 1, ASM972705v1, whole genome shotgun sequence window:
- the LOC120068461 gene encoding uncharacterized protein LOC120068461 — MAMTISSGIPQTAPAVPLMLSRDQLFHLFNRFSLLTSLSDVKKRIAHAVRDDKQEAVAVTTAIQEEIFSEMGIDAGFGISCLGKVSSFYENDHELMVHFYKFVAVEEMACDEAELEPDEFAEKMHNQQLLHEKQLEMLKHMRKLHSDDQSLILEKLHQQLESAEFDSSASIMSSEDIQEIVQRKSLSV; from the exons ATGGCAATGACGATTTCTTCCGGCATTCCTCAAACCGCTCCTGCTGTTCCTTTGATGCTTTCTAGAGACCAACTGTTTCATCTTTTCAATCGCTTCTCTCTCCTCACTTCTCTCTCTG ATGTGAAGAAACGGATTGCCCATGCTGTTAGGGATGATAAACAG GAAGCTGTTGCTGTGACAACAGCAATTCAGGAGGAGATTTTTTCTGAAATGGGGATTG ACGCCGGATTTGGTATATCCTGTCTAGGGAAAGTGAGTTCATTTTACGAGAATGATCACGAGCTGATGGTTCATTTCTACAAATTTGTCGCTGT GGAAGAGATGGCTTGTGATGAAGCAGAGCTTGAACCAGATGAGTTTGCTGAAAAAATGCATAATCAACAACTACTACATGAAAAG CAACTGGAGATGCTGAAACATATGCGCAAGCTACACTCTGATGATCAATCCCTCATTCTCGAGAAG TTGCACCAGCAGCTGGAGAGTGCAGAATTTGATAGTTCGGCATCGATTATGTCATCAGAAGATATTCAAGAGATTGTTCAAAGGAAGAGTCTCTCTGTTTAG
- the LOC120068471 gene encoding protein transport protein Sec61 subunit gamma-like, with protein MDAIDSVFDPLREFAKDSVRLVKRCHKPDRKEFTKVAVRTAIGFVVMGFVGFFVKLIFIPINNIIVGSG; from the exons ATGGACGCCATTGATTCCGTCTTCGATCCACTCCGGGAGTTCGCTAAGGACAGCGTACGTCTCGTCAAGCGTTGTCACAAGCCCGATCGCAAAG AGTTCACAAAGGTCGCGGTTCGTACAGCGATTGGCTTCGTCGTGATGGGATTCGTCGGTTTCTTCGTCAAGCTTATCTTTATCCCCATCAATAACATCATCGTTGGATCTGGCTAG